The genomic interval ATCTTGGCGTCATATACAGCCTCTGCCTCCGTCATCTGCTGCTGCATGGTGAGTATGTTCTCCACGGCGTTTGGCGCAATCTCCTTGAGCATTGGCAGAACGATGTTGCGAACCTTGTTCCTCATCACATCGTTCACCATGTTCGTGCTGTCCGTGACATAGTCCTGTCCTTCAGCCTTGAGCCATGATTCTATCTCGTCTCTGCTCACACAGAGTAGCGGACGGATAATCTTTCCGCGAACAGGATGGATGCCTGTCATTCCATGAATGCCTGTGCCTCTCAGCAGGTTTATGAGCACCGTCTCCACGTTGTCGTTCTTGTGGTGGGCCACGCATATTCCCTCGGCATTCAAGTCCCTGCGCAGCTGTTCGAAGTAGTTGTAGCGCAGGTCGCGTGCAGCCATCTCTATGCTTACCTTATGCAGCTCGGCATAGGCCTTAGTGTCGAAATGAGCCAGATGGCATTCCACGCCCATCTTCTTGCAAAGGTCGGTCACAAAACGCTCGTCGCGGTCGGACTCTTCGCCTCTGAGATGGAAGTTGCAATGAGCCACACAGACGCTGTAGCCCAGCCTTGTCATTGCCATGAGCAACGCCACGCTGTCAGCACCTCCGCTCACCGCCAGGATATAAAGTCGTTCCTTGTTGAGCAGCCCGTTTCTTTTGATGTATTCTTCTACCTTATTCAACATAGAGGACAAGACCTTTCAAGTACTCTCCTTCTGGGTGATAGATGTTTATGGGATGGTCTGCCGGCTGGTGCAACTGGTGCAAAATGCGCACCTTGCGGTGGGCCAGGGCTGCCGCGGTGAAGACTGCGTTGCGGAAGTTGTCTTTCGTTACCACTTGGGAACAAGAGAATGTGAAGAGTATTCCGCCTTTCTGAATCTTCTCGAAAGCCTTCATGTTCAGACGGGTGTAGCCCTTCAGGGCGTTGTGCAAAGCTCCACGGTGCTTGGCGAATGCAGGCGGGTCGAGAATTATCAGGTCGTAGTTGCTGCCTGCCTCGTCAAGATATTTGAACGCATCCTCGCAGAAAGCATCATGACGCTTGTCGCCAGGGAAGTTCAGCTCAATATTGCTGCGAGTGAGCTCTATGGCTTTCGCTGAGCTGTCCACGGAGTGTACGAGGTTTGCTCCGCCTCTCATGGCATAGACCGAGAAGCCGCCTGTGTAGCAGAACATGTTCAGCACGTCTTTTCCGTGGCTATAGGTCTCCAGCAGCGAACGGTTGTCGCGCTGGTCAACGAAGAATCCAGTCTTCTGACCTCTGAGCCAGTCCACTCGGAACTTCAATCCGTTCTCTATGCCAATGTTCTCGTCGCTCTGACCAATGAGGAATCCGTTCTCAGGCTCCATGAACGGCAGCGTGGTCTCACTCTTATAGTAGATGTTGTCCACCTGCTTGTCCATCACCTTTATCAGCTGCTGTGCTATCTCCTTGCGACACAGGTGCATGCCAACGCTGTGGGCCTGCATCACGGCCGTACGGCCATAGATGTCGATGATGAGTCCTGGCAGCAGGTCGCCCTCGCCATGCACCAGTCTATAGGTGTCGTTGTTCGGGTTGCCGGCCAGACCTATGGCTGTTCTCATGTTGAGAGCCGACTTCAGGCGTGAGAACCAGAACTCGTTGTCAATGGCCACGTTGTTGAATGTGAGCACTCTCACAGCTATCGAGCCCATCTGGAAGTGTCCGGTGGCAATATAATCGCCGTTGCTGTCTATCACTCTCACCGTGTCACCATCCACTATGCCTTCGTCGGCATGGTGTATGGCTCCTGAGAATATCCATGGGTGAAAGCGTCTGAGGCTTTCCTCCTTACCTCGTTTAAGGTATATCTGTTTCATTCGTTTGATGATGTTGTTTCCTGTTGTGTCGTGTCGTCTTCGCTTACCGTCCTTAGCTCATAGTCGTTGGTTTCCTCCAGTCTTATAAGCTCTTTATACAGTTGCAGACAGGCCCATGCGTCGGTAGCGGCATATAGCTTCTGTTTGTCGTCGAGAATGTCGCGCTCCCAGTTGCTCAGCTGTTGCCGCTTGCTAATCTTCTGGCTGAACATGTTGGCATAAAGCTTCTGCAGACTGAGGTCTTCTATACCAATCTCTTTCACGTGGTTCTGCAGGTCTATGAAGTTGCCTGCATTGAAGCTGCCCAGCTTGTGAAGTCCCAACAGGTCGTCGTGCCAGGAAAGACCAATCTTCGGAGTCGTGGTGTCTTCGAGAAGTCTTATTATCGATGGCGACAGCCCCAGATGGTTCAGTCGGAAGAGGAAGCAGTAGTCCTCTGCCGATACCTGAAGCAGCGACACCTTGTACTGCCACCCGCGCTTGAACGACGGACGTGTCTCCGTATCTACGCCAAGCATGGGCTGTGACAGAAGGTAGCTAACGGCTTTCTGTGCCTCTGCTTCAGACACCACAACCATTATCTTTCCTTCGAAAGCCACTGTCGGCAGCGTGGAAATAAGCTTCTTGTCGAACTTGTTATATAGAATCTTCGTCATTGTCTTTCTCAAATCAAGCTGCAAAATTACAAAAAATACGACAAACAGCTTAAAAAACGTGTCATAAAAATTTATAAAGGTCTTCATTTAGAAAGAACGCCTATAGTGTTTAGTAAGAATGCTCCGAGCATTTAGGCCAAACGCTTTTTGGCACTTTCCAATATCACTTTTGCCACTAGATTAGCCATTTTGCGGCATATTTCCTTTCAAATTACGTCCATATGTTGAATTTCTTCGTCGCTGATTTGTGCGCCAAGTGAGGGGAAAAACATCGGAACGAGGGGTTCGTACATGTCTTTTGAGGCCTATGAGAGCAGTAATTTGATACATTCTGTACCCTTTCCGAGGTTAGGCATCTCGGGTGCCTTCTGTTTACTGATATCGTATCTCATTGATTATTAGCTTTTTAGATGAATTAATAATGAATTAATATTGGTCCAACCATTACATTACAGTCATTACAGTCGTTTTTTTGAGGGTATGCATTTCCTCTATATTCTATATATAATATATATAACTAATTATATATCAATAAGTTATAAATAAATTTAAGGGATTAGAAGAAGATGTATACCCCCCTTTTTTTAACTGTAATGACTGTAATGTAATGATTTTGGCTTTTTACTTTTTTACCTTTTCCCTTCCAGGCCCTCCAGCGCCCATAGCAGTTCGTTGGCCACGGCGGTAGCGAATTGTGCCCTCATTGCCTTTTTCTTTATTTGAGGGTTTGAATCATACCTAATATTATTCTTTTCAATTATAGTCGGTTCTTTTCTGCATTACCAGCACCTGTACCCTTATACTTCGACGGGGTGACGTTAAAGCGGTAACGCAATGAGAGTGTAACGCAACGGGAATCGTTGTCCTCCATCTTGCGGAACATCATGCGGTTGCTATAGAGCGTGATGCGGTTGATGCCGCTGTTGAAGAGGTCGTTACCTGAGAGTTTGATGTTAAGACGGCGATTGAAGAAATCCCTGCTTACACTGAGTGAGAGCATTGGGTTGGTGCTATTGACATAAGTGTTCGCTCCTGGATGACCGTGGGTGTGAATGCTGAAGTCGGCCTGTAGCAGCCAGTCATGGGGCAGCGTGATGATATTGCCCAATTGCAAGGTTAGCATAGGATGGTTGAATTTCATCTGTTTATCCAAGAAGCCCGCCTTGAACCATGGTTTCATTAATGAGACATTATACTGTGGCATCCATATGACATTACTACCCAGCTTTACGTTTTTCTGTGCCCCCAGCATAATAATCAGCCAGTCGGCATGGTCGTAGTTCTTATAGGTCACAAGGTTTACCTTACTGTCGTTTTTCATACTTTCTGCTGTGTAGAGGATGGGGTTGACACAATGGCTAAAATTAACGTTGAGATAAAGCCACTTCCACATAGCCATCGCGTTCAGATTATTATATTTAATGGGTTTCAGATATGGATTACCCGTCTGCATGTTCAGGCGGTTCTCATAGATGACATCGCTACTTAACTGCCAGTAAGAGGGACGCATAGTGCGCTTGGTATAACTGAAGGACAGTTGCACCTTCTTCACAGAGGTAGATAAGGAAATTGATGGAAATAAGTCATTATAGGTGCGGCTTTGGTCATCACGACGTATGCCACCCACGAAATATTCCGACATCACATGCTCATAGCGAAGACCGGCCGAGAGTTGGAGGCGGCCAAGTTGCTGTCGCAGTTCCATGAAGGGCGCGATGGCTTGCTCGTGTTGTTCGTTGTTACTATTGGCGATGTAGCCCTCCACGTTCTCAAAACTGCTATTCCAGCGGGTATTGGTATACTCTTCTCCAATTTCTATTTGTCCTTTCCAAATCGGATGTGTCACGAAGAGTTTCTCTGCCATCAGTCGGCTACGCGTCAGGGCATAAGTGTTTACATCGCGGTCATCATACTCATTGCTCAGTTCCAGCTGTTGGTTACGGTTGCGCTGGTCACGATAGGTATAGTCGGCATTGAAGTCAATGCTGAGCTGTCCTATCTTACCCGTGTAGTATAAATTCGCTTGGTGTTTGGGCGCTCCTTCGGCTCTGCTGATACTGTTGTTCTGTAGGTGGTCATATATGATGCCGTTGGCTTGCAAGTCATCGTCATATTCGCTACAAGTCTTTACGTAGTCATAAGTATTTTGGTAAAATCCGCCAAAAGAGTTGTTATCATCCAATTGGTAGTTGAAGCCGAAACGGCCTTCAAGGAATGGATTGCGAACCTTGTCCTTCTGCTTGTTGGTAATTACCCACAGCGTGTCGGCAAAGACGGTCTGTTCGAACTCGCCCTTCTTCCAACGTTTGTTGTAAGCTCCAAAGAGATTTGCAAACAGTTCCAACTTTCCTGTGCGGAAGGTTAGGTTAATACGCTCGTTATTCGCGAAACCATGTCCCTTACGACTCCATGAGGTCAGTTCTACGCCAAGGCCTTCGCCCGCCGTACGTTTGGTGTGGATGATGATGACCGCATTCACAGTCG from Prevotella sp. E13-27 carries:
- the tilS gene encoding tRNA lysidine(34) synthetase TilS produces the protein MLNKVEEYIKRNGLLNKERLYILAVSGGADSVALLMAMTRLGYSVCVAHCNFHLRGEESDRDERFVTDLCKKMGVECHLAHFDTKAYAELHKVSIEMAARDLRYNYFEQLRRDLNAEGICVAHHKNDNVETVLINLLRGTGIHGMTGIHPVRGKIIRPLLCVSRDEIESWLKAEGQDYVTDSTNMVNDVMRNKVRNIVLPMLKEIAPNAVENILTMQQQMTEAEAVYDAKISEDLDRMLKDGGTSINIDDLLTTPSPQCTLYEWLKNYGFSPATIRQIATRLDRPSGKCWESEGHTLFKDRDSLVLSEKKEEMKPFVVPEDGTYALADGRKLRVKISDKVEISRDSSLATLDAAKVRFPLTLRHIANGDRFIPFGMKGSKLVSDYLTDIKMPVSDKMRQLVVTDADNNIIWLVGLRTSNQCAIDKDTKTMITITITNK
- a CDS encoding class I SAM-dependent rRNA methyltransferase encodes the protein MKQIYLKRGKEESLRRFHPWIFSGAIHHADEGIVDGDTVRVIDSNGDYIATGHFQMGSIAVRVLTFNNVAIDNEFWFSRLKSALNMRTAIGLAGNPNNDTYRLVHGEGDLLPGLIIDIYGRTAVMQAHSVGMHLCRKEIAQQLIKVMDKQVDNIYYKSETTLPFMEPENGFLIGQSDENIGIENGLKFRVDWLRGQKTGFFVDQRDNRSLLETYSHGKDVLNMFCYTGGFSVYAMRGGANLVHSVDSSAKAIELTRSNIELNFPGDKRHDAFCEDAFKYLDEAGSNYDLIILDPPAFAKHRGALHNALKGYTRLNMKAFEKIQKGGILFTFSCSQVVTKDNFRNAVFTAAALAHRKVRILHQLHQPADHPINIYHPEGEYLKGLVLYVE
- a CDS encoding 3'-5' exonuclease, with the protein product MTKILYNKFDKKLISTLPTVAFEGKIMVVVSEAEAQKAVSYLLSQPMLGVDTETRPSFKRGWQYKVSLLQVSAEDYCFLFRLNHLGLSPSIIRLLEDTTTPKIGLSWHDDLLGLHKLGSFNAGNFIDLQNHVKEIGIEDLSLQKLYANMFSQKISKRQQLSNWERDILDDKQKLYAATDAWACLQLYKELIRLEETNDYELRTVSEDDTTQQETTSSNE
- a CDS encoding TonB-dependent receptor domain-containing protein, with product MMKHFMITLIALFCFINVQAQKITRSYDNVSMSEALRDLNELSRDYYISFLYNDLEDFRVTTSIKHKSITDAIMQIIGFYPIRVMKRGENEIFVECTHKTERHLTGTIIDENRQPVPYANIYLLYPSDSTVIGGGVSNEAGVFVIPYEHPTILARISYVGYKTVYRLCNNEQVGTIQMKPETMTIKGVVVTGERPKVQLQGNSLVMNVEGTVMERMGTAEDVLSRVPTISKKGDVYEILGKGMPLIYLNNRKLTDLQELKNIQSDNIKSIEVIQNPGARYDATVNAVIIIHTKRTAGEGLGVELTSWSRKGHGFANNERINLTFRTGKLELFANLFGAYNKRWKKGEFEQTVFADTLWVITNKQKDKVRNPFLEGRFGFNYQLDDNNSFGGFYQNTYDYVKTCSEYDDDLQANGIIYDHLQNNSISRAEGAPKHQANLYYTGKIGQLSIDFNADYTYRDQRNRNQQLELSNEYDDRDVNTYALTRSRLMAEKLFVTHPIWKGQIEIGEEYTNTRWNSSFENVEGYIANSNNEQHEQAIAPFMELRQQLGRLQLSAGLRYEHVMSEYFVGGIRRDDQSRTYNDLFPSISLSTSVKKVQLSFSYTKRTMRPSYWQLSSDVIYENRLNMQTGNPYLKPIKYNNLNAMAMWKWLYLNVNFSHCVNPILYTAESMKNDSKVNLVTYKNYDHADWLIIMLGAQKNVKLGSNVIWMPQYNVSLMKPWFKAGFLDKQMKFNHPMLTLQLGNIITLPHDWLLQADFSIHTHGHPGANTYVNSTNPMLSLSVSRDFFNRRLNIKLSGNDLFNSGINRITLYSNRMMFRKMEDNDSRCVTLSLRYRFNVTPSKYKGTGAGNAEKNRL